DNA sequence from the Streptomyces cinnabarinus genome:
TATGAAGATCGGCCAGCTGTGCATGTTCCGCCTCACCTCGCCGGCCGAGTCCCCGTACGGCAGTGAGCGCTACGGATCCCGCTACCAGGGCCAGCGAGGCCCCACCGCCTCCCGCTCCTTCCTCAACTTCCACCGGACCCAGGTATGAGCGCCGTACGGGAGAACCTCACCTACGAGCGCTTCGGCACCGCCGTCCGCGAGCTCGCCCAGACGATCGCCGATGACGGTTACGAGCCCGACGTCGTGCTCTCCATCGCCCGCGGCGGCGTCTTCGTGGCCGGCGGACTCGCCTATGCCCTGGACTGCAAGAACATCCACCTGGTGAACGTGGAGTTCTACACCGGCGTGGGGACCACCCTGGAGATGCCGGTCATGCTGGCGCCCGTCCCCAACGCCATCGACTTCTCCGACAAGAAGGTCCTGATCACCGACGACGTCGCCGACACCGGCAAGACGCTCAAGCTGGTCCACGACTTCTGCCTGGACCACGTCGCCGAGGTCCGCTCCGCCGTCATCTACGAGAAGTCTCACTCGTTGGTGAAGTGCGAGTACGTGTGGAAGCGCACCGATGACTGGATCAACTTCCCGTGGAGCGTTCTGCCCCCGGTGAGCAAGTCGGGCGAGGGGCCCAGGGAGAACAAGGAAGCGCTCTGACCTGCGCGTTTGTCTGACGGCTACGCGCCGGGAGGCCGGTACTGGATCTGCCCTGCCTTGCTCAGGGCCTCCAGGGTCTCGTCGACGGTCAGGAGCACCGTCGTTTCGAACGAGCTGAGTGCGCCGCCTCCGCTGATCGCCAGGGCGACCGAGGCCATGGAGACGTTGTCGGGGGCCTCCCACAGGTTGTAGCCGTCGCGGGTGCCGAACGCGTACCAGAAGCCGTGCAGCTTGCCGCCGACGGATTCGATGTACGACCGAGCGGCCTTCGCGCGGTCCTCGGGGTGGCTGATGAGCCTGGCCCAGGTCTCCGGCGTGTAGCTGAACCTCGACAGATAGAGCGGCATCACGTCTCCCTTTCATCCCGTCCCGGCAAAGAGATGCCCTCGCGGGGTGGGAACGCCCCAGCGGCCGCCCGCGTATCCCCCGAACGGCCGCAAGGGGCTCAGAACGTGCCGAGCTTCACGATCGACAGCAGTGCCACCAGCTGGATTGCCGAGGCGCCGAGGGCCTTCGGCCAGGGGAGGTCGTGGGAGCGGGCGACCATCATCGTCAGGAGGGCGCCGGCCGCTACCCAGGTGGCCCAGCCGAGGAGCTGGACGAAGGACGCGTCGCCGCCGAAGAACATGGCCACCACCAGGCGGGGGGCGTCCGTGAGGGACATGATCAGCATGGAGAGGCCGACCGTCGGCTGCCACGCGCCGTTGCCGCCGAGCTGGCGGGCCAGGGTGTGGGTGACCACGCCCAGCACGAAGGAGGACAGGACCATCGCCACGGCCGTGGTCAGCACGATCGGGACCGCGTTGGAGAGGGTCGCGTTGATCGCGTCCTCGCGGGCCGTGTCGAAGCCGAAGACCGCGAGCAGGCCGTAGAGGAACGTCACGATCAGGGCGGGGCCCCACATCGCGTAGTCCCGCATCTGGAGGAAGGTCCGGGCGGGGGAGAAGAGGATCCCGCTCAGCAGCGGCTTCCAGTGCAGCCGCGGGCCGATCGGGGCCGCCGGGGCCCCGCCCGCCTGGTACGTCTGGCCCTGGTTGTACGGGTCATCGTGGACCGAGAAGGCCTGG
Encoded proteins:
- a CDS encoding phosphoribosyltransferase; translation: MSAVRENLTYERFGTAVRELAQTIADDGYEPDVVLSIARGGVFVAGGLAYALDCKNIHLVNVEFYTGVGTTLEMPVMLAPVPNAIDFSDKKVLITDDVADTGKTLKLVHDFCLDHVAEVRSAVIYEKSHSLVKCEYVWKRTDDWINFPWSVLPPVSKSGEGPRENKEAL
- a CDS encoding GYD domain-containing protein, which codes for MPLYLSRFSYTPETWARLISHPEDRAKAARSYIESVGGKLHGFWYAFGTRDGYNLWEAPDNVSMASVALAISGGGALSSFETTVLLTVDETLEALSKAGQIQYRPPGA
- a CDS encoding Yip1 family protein, whose product is MSQLDSKAGPEPPGPARHSPGPGTFEDVAGFRIGRGGRDNRTPQARPQQPPYGQQGPSYGYPPQGGGHGGQGGGGYGGHGEPEYFGDGGHHPHPHGHGGAPDPYAANNPGHTQAFSVHDDPYNQGQTYQAGGAPAAPIGPRLHWKPLLSGILFSPARTFLQMRDYAMWGPALIVTFLYGLLAVFGFDTAREDAINATLSNAVPIVLTTAVAMVLSSFVLGVVTHTLARQLGGNGAWQPTVGLSMLIMSLTDAPRLVVAMFFGGDASFVQLLGWATWVAAGALLTMMVARSHDLPWPKALGASAIQLVALLSIVKLGTF